A stretch of the Lolium perenne isolate Kyuss_39 chromosome 3, Kyuss_2.0, whole genome shotgun sequence genome encodes the following:
- the LOC127344369 gene encoding uncharacterized protein At1g76660-like isoform X1, producing the protein MAIPGSSTGGGRSANGAAAINAAAAVGLGDTRFHSQQLQQDRQGRWSGCFSGLPCFGSQKGGKRIVPAARMPDGNASTNRGNGCQSGGNSNQHAAMNPSLLAPPSSPASFSQSAIASTAQSPNCFLSISANSPGPTSSMFAVGPYANEPQLVSPPTAFSTYTTEPSTAPLTPPPELAHATTPSSPDVPYARFLSSSMGLKAAGKEQNMHYLSATYSGGSGFQGSYPLYPGSPSSSLISPASVTPRTGLSSPIPEQDVPTAHWKTSRSACGTLYSIASPIPEQEVPTAQWKTSRSACDTPYSRTSQSNMFGLDSAASRNYLLDTNFFRPAASAQFYLDQAQQSFAYNGGRLSVSRDKQDTDEVEAYRASFGFSADEIATTQHHVEIPDAVDDGFSISPFGNSTPATEVCPFNDLPNEIHDIDKMDKSVFNVKQITSSKKSADELASGTTHNVLHLDIFKGTKGGHLSDDDASAKECHPFSKARDEISLKPIEVRKKSPPGQACSDAEIEYRRARSLREANSVLSWRSTLSRQLQ; encoded by the exons ATGGCTATACCAGGGAGCAGTACTGGCGGTGGCAGGTCGGCGAATGGCGCAGCTGCCATTAATGCTGCCGCGGCGGTTGGCTTGGGCGACACCAGATTCCACTCCCAGCAACTGCAGCAGGATAGG CAGGGCAGATGGTCTGGCTGTTTTTCTGGCTTGCCATGCTTCGGATCACAGAAGGGTGGAAAGCGGATAGTTCCTGCAGCACGTATGCCTGATGGGAATGCATCTACTAACCGTGGAAATGGTTGCCAATCTGGTGGCAATTCCAACCAGCATGCAGCTATGAATCCATCCCTTCttgctccaccatcatcaccagcatcctTCTCACAATCTGCAATTGCTTCGACTGCTCAGTCACCTAATTGCTTCCTGTCAATATCCGCAAACTCTCCTGGTCCAACATCTAGTATGTTCGCTGTTGGACCATATGCCAATGAACCTCAGCTTGTCTCACCTCCAACAGCCTTTTCAACTTACACAACTGAGCCCTCCACAGCACCACTGACCCCTCCCCCTGAATTAGCTCATGCAACCACTCCATCATCTCCAGATGTTCCATATGCTAGGTTTCTTTCATCTTCTATGGGTCTTAAAGCTGCTGGCAAGGAGCAaaacatgcattacttatcagcgACATACTCTGGTGGTTCAGGATTCCAGGGATCTTATCCACTTTACCCAGGGAGCCCTTCTAGCAGTCTCATATCACCTGCCTCGGTAACTCCAAGAACTGGTCTCTCCTCGCCTATCCCTGAGCAAGATGTTCCTACTGCACATTGGAAGACATCTAGGTCCGCATGTGGCACACTGTATTCAATTGCTTCTCCCATTCCTGAGCAAGAGGTGCCTACTGCACAGTGGAAGACTTCTAGATCTGCTTGTGACACACCGTATTCCAGGACATCGCAATCCAACATGTTTGGGCTTGATTCAGCTGCCTCCAGAAACTATCTGCTAGATACTAATTTTTTTCGTCCAGCTGCATCTGCTCAATTCTACCTGGATCAGGCTCAGCAGTCATTTGCTTACAATGGTGGGAGGCTTAGTGTTTCAAGGGATAAACAAGATACTGATGAGGTTGAAGCTTACCGAGCATCTTTTGGATTCAGTGCAGACGAGATCGCTACAACTCAGCATCATGTAGAAATACCTGATGCTGTTGATGATGGATTCAGCATATCTCCATTTGGAAACAGTACCCCTGCTACTGAGGTGTGCCCATTTAATGATCTTCCTAATGAGATTCACGACATTGATAAGATGGATAAATCAGTGTTCAATGTAAAACAGATCACAAGCTCAAAGAAGTCAGCAGACGAGCTTGCCAGTGGCACAACACATAATGTATTGCACCTGGATATATTCAAAG GAACAAAAGGGGGCCATCTATCCGACGATGACGCTAGCGCCAAAGAGTGTCATCCTTTCAGTAAGGCGAGGGACGAAATATCTCTAAAACCCATAGAGGTGAGGAAGAAATCTCCGCCTGGCCAGGCATGCTCAGATGCAGAAATCGAGTACAGAAGGGCGAGGAGTTTGAGAGAGGCCAACAGTGTTTTGTCATGGCGCAGTACACTGTCAAGGCAGCTACAGTAA
- the LOC127344369 gene encoding uncharacterized protein At1g76660-like isoform X4: protein MQGRWSGCFSGLPCFGSQKGGKRIVPAARMPDGNASTNRGNGCQSGGNSNQHAAMNPSLLAPPSSPASFSQSAIASTAQSPNCFLSISANSPGPTSSMFAVGPYANEPQLVSPPTAFSTYTTEPSTAPLTPPPELAHATTPSSPDVPYARFLSSSMGLKAAGKEQNMHYLSATYSGGSGFQGSYPLYPGSPSSSLISPASVTPRTGLSSPIPEQDVPTAHWKTSRSACGTLYSIASPIPEQEVPTAQWKTSRSACDTPYSRTSQSNMFGLDSAASRNYLLDTNFFRPAASAQFYLDQAQQSFAYNGGRLSVSRDKQDTDEVEAYRASFGFSADEIATTQHHVEIPDAVDDGFSISPFGNSTPATEVCPFNDLPNEIHDIDKMDKSVFNVKQITSSKKSADELASGTTHNVLHLDIFKGTKGGHLSDDDASAKECHPFSKARDEISLKPIEVRKKSPPGQACSDAEIEYRRARSLREANSVLSWRSTLSRQLQ, encoded by the exons CAGGGCAGATGGTCTGGCTGTTTTTCTGGCTTGCCATGCTTCGGATCACAGAAGGGTGGAAAGCGGATAGTTCCTGCAGCACGTATGCCTGATGGGAATGCATCTACTAACCGTGGAAATGGTTGCCAATCTGGTGGCAATTCCAACCAGCATGCAGCTATGAATCCATCCCTTCttgctccaccatcatcaccagcatcctTCTCACAATCTGCAATTGCTTCGACTGCTCAGTCACCTAATTGCTTCCTGTCAATATCCGCAAACTCTCCTGGTCCAACATCTAGTATGTTCGCTGTTGGACCATATGCCAATGAACCTCAGCTTGTCTCACCTCCAACAGCCTTTTCAACTTACACAACTGAGCCCTCCACAGCACCACTGACCCCTCCCCCTGAATTAGCTCATGCAACCACTCCATCATCTCCAGATGTTCCATATGCTAGGTTTCTTTCATCTTCTATGGGTCTTAAAGCTGCTGGCAAGGAGCAaaacatgcattacttatcagcgACATACTCTGGTGGTTCAGGATTCCAGGGATCTTATCCACTTTACCCAGGGAGCCCTTCTAGCAGTCTCATATCACCTGCCTCGGTAACTCCAAGAACTGGTCTCTCCTCGCCTATCCCTGAGCAAGATGTTCCTACTGCACATTGGAAGACATCTAGGTCCGCATGTGGCACACTGTATTCAATTGCTTCTCCCATTCCTGAGCAAGAGGTGCCTACTGCACAGTGGAAGACTTCTAGATCTGCTTGTGACACACCGTATTCCAGGACATCGCAATCCAACATGTTTGGGCTTGATTCAGCTGCCTCCAGAAACTATCTGCTAGATACTAATTTTTTTCGTCCAGCTGCATCTGCTCAATTCTACCTGGATCAGGCTCAGCAGTCATTTGCTTACAATGGTGGGAGGCTTAGTGTTTCAAGGGATAAACAAGATACTGATGAGGTTGAAGCTTACCGAGCATCTTTTGGATTCAGTGCAGACGAGATCGCTACAACTCAGCATCATGTAGAAATACCTGATGCTGTTGATGATGGATTCAGCATATCTCCATTTGGAAACAGTACCCCTGCTACTGAGGTGTGCCCATTTAATGATCTTCCTAATGAGATTCACGACATTGATAAGATGGATAAATCAGTGTTCAATGTAAAACAGATCACAAGCTCAAAGAAGTCAGCAGACGAGCTTGCCAGTGGCACAACACATAATGTATTGCACCTGGATATATTCAAAG GAACAAAAGGGGGCCATCTATCCGACGATGACGCTAGCGCCAAAGAGTGTCATCCTTTCAGTAAGGCGAGGGACGAAATATCTCTAAAACCCATAGAGGTGAGGAAGAAATCTCCGCCTGGCCAGGCATGCTCAGATGCAGAAATCGAGTACAGAAGGGCGAGGAGTTTGAGAGAGGCCAACAGTGTTTTGTCATGGCGCAGTACACTGTCAAGGCAGCTACAGTAA
- the LOC127344369 gene encoding uncharacterized protein At1g76660-like isoform X5 — MGRWSGCFSGLPCFGSQKGGKRIVPAARMPDGNASTNRGNGCQSGGNSNQHAAMNPSLLAPPSSPASFSQSAIASTAQSPNCFLSISANSPGPTSSMFAVGPYANEPQLVSPPTAFSTYTTEPSTAPLTPPPELAHATTPSSPDVPYARFLSSSMGLKAAGKEQNMHYLSATYSGGSGFQGSYPLYPGSPSSSLISPASVTPRTGLSSPIPEQDVPTAHWKTSRSACGTLYSIASPIPEQEVPTAQWKTSRSACDTPYSRTSQSNMFGLDSAASRNYLLDTNFFRPAASAQFYLDQAQQSFAYNGGRLSVSRDKQDTDEVEAYRASFGFSADEIATTQHHVEIPDAVDDGFSISPFGNSTPATEVCPFNDLPNEIHDIDKMDKSVFNVKQITSSKKSADELASGTTHNVLHLDIFKGTKGGHLSDDDASAKECHPFSKARDEISLKPIEVRKKSPPGQACSDAEIEYRRARSLREANSVLSWRSTLSRQLQ; from the exons GGCAGATGGTCTGGCTGTTTTTCTGGCTTGCCATGCTTCGGATCACAGAAGGGTGGAAAGCGGATAGTTCCTGCAGCACGTATGCCTGATGGGAATGCATCTACTAACCGTGGAAATGGTTGCCAATCTGGTGGCAATTCCAACCAGCATGCAGCTATGAATCCATCCCTTCttgctccaccatcatcaccagcatcctTCTCACAATCTGCAATTGCTTCGACTGCTCAGTCACCTAATTGCTTCCTGTCAATATCCGCAAACTCTCCTGGTCCAACATCTAGTATGTTCGCTGTTGGACCATATGCCAATGAACCTCAGCTTGTCTCACCTCCAACAGCCTTTTCAACTTACACAACTGAGCCCTCCACAGCACCACTGACCCCTCCCCCTGAATTAGCTCATGCAACCACTCCATCATCTCCAGATGTTCCATATGCTAGGTTTCTTTCATCTTCTATGGGTCTTAAAGCTGCTGGCAAGGAGCAaaacatgcattacttatcagcgACATACTCTGGTGGTTCAGGATTCCAGGGATCTTATCCACTTTACCCAGGGAGCCCTTCTAGCAGTCTCATATCACCTGCCTCGGTAACTCCAAGAACTGGTCTCTCCTCGCCTATCCCTGAGCAAGATGTTCCTACTGCACATTGGAAGACATCTAGGTCCGCATGTGGCACACTGTATTCAATTGCTTCTCCCATTCCTGAGCAAGAGGTGCCTACTGCACAGTGGAAGACTTCTAGATCTGCTTGTGACACACCGTATTCCAGGACATCGCAATCCAACATGTTTGGGCTTGATTCAGCTGCCTCCAGAAACTATCTGCTAGATACTAATTTTTTTCGTCCAGCTGCATCTGCTCAATTCTACCTGGATCAGGCTCAGCAGTCATTTGCTTACAATGGTGGGAGGCTTAGTGTTTCAAGGGATAAACAAGATACTGATGAGGTTGAAGCTTACCGAGCATCTTTTGGATTCAGTGCAGACGAGATCGCTACAACTCAGCATCATGTAGAAATACCTGATGCTGTTGATGATGGATTCAGCATATCTCCATTTGGAAACAGTACCCCTGCTACTGAGGTGTGCCCATTTAATGATCTTCCTAATGAGATTCACGACATTGATAAGATGGATAAATCAGTGTTCAATGTAAAACAGATCACAAGCTCAAAGAAGTCAGCAGACGAGCTTGCCAGTGGCACAACACATAATGTATTGCACCTGGATATATTCAAAG GAACAAAAGGGGGCCATCTATCCGACGATGACGCTAGCGCCAAAGAGTGTCATCCTTTCAGTAAGGCGAGGGACGAAATATCTCTAAAACCCATAGAGGTGAGGAAGAAATCTCCGCCTGGCCAGGCATGCTCAGATGCAGAAATCGAGTACAGAAGGGCGAGGAGTTTGAGAGAGGCCAACAGTGTTTTGTCATGGCGCAGTACACTGTCAAGGCAGCTACAGTAA
- the LOC127344369 gene encoding uncharacterized protein At1g76660-like isoform X3 has protein sequence MAIPGSSTGGGRSANGAAAINAAAAVGLGDTRFHSQQLQQDRQGRWSGCFSGLPCFGSQKGGKRIVPAARMPDGNASTNRGNGCQSGGNSNQHAAMNPSLLAPPSSPASFSQSAIASTAQSPNCFLSISANSPGPTSSMFAVGPYANEPQLVSPPTAFSTYTTEPSTAPLTPPPELAHATTPSSPDVPYARFLSSSMGLKAAGKEQNMHYLSATYSGGSGFQGSYPLYPGSPSSSLISPASVTPRTGLSSPIPEQDVPTAHWKTSRSACGTLYSIASPIPEQEVPTAQWKTSRSACDTPYSRTSQSNMFGLDSAASRNYLLDTNFFRPAASAQFYLDQAQQSFAYNGGRLSVSRDKQDTDEVEAYRASFGFSADEIATTQHHVEIPDAVDDGFSISPFGNSTPATEITSSKKSADELASGTTHNVLHLDIFKGTKGGHLSDDDASAKECHPFSKARDEISLKPIEVRKKSPPGQACSDAEIEYRRARSLREANSVLSWRSTLSRQLQ, from the exons ATGGCTATACCAGGGAGCAGTACTGGCGGTGGCAGGTCGGCGAATGGCGCAGCTGCCATTAATGCTGCCGCGGCGGTTGGCTTGGGCGACACCAGATTCCACTCCCAGCAACTGCAGCAGGATAGG CAGGGCAGATGGTCTGGCTGTTTTTCTGGCTTGCCATGCTTCGGATCACAGAAGGGTGGAAAGCGGATAGTTCCTGCAGCACGTATGCCTGATGGGAATGCATCTACTAACCGTGGAAATGGTTGCCAATCTGGTGGCAATTCCAACCAGCATGCAGCTATGAATCCATCCCTTCttgctccaccatcatcaccagcatcctTCTCACAATCTGCAATTGCTTCGACTGCTCAGTCACCTAATTGCTTCCTGTCAATATCCGCAAACTCTCCTGGTCCAACATCTAGTATGTTCGCTGTTGGACCATATGCCAATGAACCTCAGCTTGTCTCACCTCCAACAGCCTTTTCAACTTACACAACTGAGCCCTCCACAGCACCACTGACCCCTCCCCCTGAATTAGCTCATGCAACCACTCCATCATCTCCAGATGTTCCATATGCTAGGTTTCTTTCATCTTCTATGGGTCTTAAAGCTGCTGGCAAGGAGCAaaacatgcattacttatcagcgACATACTCTGGTGGTTCAGGATTCCAGGGATCTTATCCACTTTACCCAGGGAGCCCTTCTAGCAGTCTCATATCACCTGCCTCGGTAACTCCAAGAACTGGTCTCTCCTCGCCTATCCCTGAGCAAGATGTTCCTACTGCACATTGGAAGACATCTAGGTCCGCATGTGGCACACTGTATTCAATTGCTTCTCCCATTCCTGAGCAAGAGGTGCCTACTGCACAGTGGAAGACTTCTAGATCTGCTTGTGACACACCGTATTCCAGGACATCGCAATCCAACATGTTTGGGCTTGATTCAGCTGCCTCCAGAAACTATCTGCTAGATACTAATTTTTTTCGTCCAGCTGCATCTGCTCAATTCTACCTGGATCAGGCTCAGCAGTCATTTGCTTACAATGGTGGGAGGCTTAGTGTTTCAAGGGATAAACAAGATACTGATGAGGTTGAAGCTTACCGAGCATCTTTTGGATTCAGTGCAGACGAGATCGCTACAACTCAGCATCATGTAGAAATACCTGATGCTGTTGATGATGGATTCAGCATATCTCCATTTGGAAACAGTACCCCTGCTACTGAG ATCACAAGCTCAAAGAAGTCAGCAGACGAGCTTGCCAGTGGCACAACACATAATGTATTGCACCTGGATATATTCAAAG GAACAAAAGGGGGCCATCTATCCGACGATGACGCTAGCGCCAAAGAGTGTCATCCTTTCAGTAAGGCGAGGGACGAAATATCTCTAAAACCCATAGAGGTGAGGAAGAAATCTCCGCCTGGCCAGGCATGCTCAGATGCAGAAATCGAGTACAGAAGGGCGAGGAGTTTGAGAGAGGCCAACAGTGTTTTGTCATGGCGCAGTACACTGTCAAGGCAGCTACAGTAA
- the LOC127344369 gene encoding uncharacterized protein At1g76660-like isoform X2: protein MAIPGSSTGGGRSANGAAAINAAAAVGLGDTRFHSQQLQQDRGRWSGCFSGLPCFGSQKGGKRIVPAARMPDGNASTNRGNGCQSGGNSNQHAAMNPSLLAPPSSPASFSQSAIASTAQSPNCFLSISANSPGPTSSMFAVGPYANEPQLVSPPTAFSTYTTEPSTAPLTPPPELAHATTPSSPDVPYARFLSSSMGLKAAGKEQNMHYLSATYSGGSGFQGSYPLYPGSPSSSLISPASVTPRTGLSSPIPEQDVPTAHWKTSRSACGTLYSIASPIPEQEVPTAQWKTSRSACDTPYSRTSQSNMFGLDSAASRNYLLDTNFFRPAASAQFYLDQAQQSFAYNGGRLSVSRDKQDTDEVEAYRASFGFSADEIATTQHHVEIPDAVDDGFSISPFGNSTPATEVCPFNDLPNEIHDIDKMDKSVFNVKQITSSKKSADELASGTTHNVLHLDIFKGTKGGHLSDDDASAKECHPFSKARDEISLKPIEVRKKSPPGQACSDAEIEYRRARSLREANSVLSWRSTLSRQLQ, encoded by the exons ATGGCTATACCAGGGAGCAGTACTGGCGGTGGCAGGTCGGCGAATGGCGCAGCTGCCATTAATGCTGCCGCGGCGGTTGGCTTGGGCGACACCAGATTCCACTCCCAGCAACTGCAGCAGGATAGG GGCAGATGGTCTGGCTGTTTTTCTGGCTTGCCATGCTTCGGATCACAGAAGGGTGGAAAGCGGATAGTTCCTGCAGCACGTATGCCTGATGGGAATGCATCTACTAACCGTGGAAATGGTTGCCAATCTGGTGGCAATTCCAACCAGCATGCAGCTATGAATCCATCCCTTCttgctccaccatcatcaccagcatcctTCTCACAATCTGCAATTGCTTCGACTGCTCAGTCACCTAATTGCTTCCTGTCAATATCCGCAAACTCTCCTGGTCCAACATCTAGTATGTTCGCTGTTGGACCATATGCCAATGAACCTCAGCTTGTCTCACCTCCAACAGCCTTTTCAACTTACACAACTGAGCCCTCCACAGCACCACTGACCCCTCCCCCTGAATTAGCTCATGCAACCACTCCATCATCTCCAGATGTTCCATATGCTAGGTTTCTTTCATCTTCTATGGGTCTTAAAGCTGCTGGCAAGGAGCAaaacatgcattacttatcagcgACATACTCTGGTGGTTCAGGATTCCAGGGATCTTATCCACTTTACCCAGGGAGCCCTTCTAGCAGTCTCATATCACCTGCCTCGGTAACTCCAAGAACTGGTCTCTCCTCGCCTATCCCTGAGCAAGATGTTCCTACTGCACATTGGAAGACATCTAGGTCCGCATGTGGCACACTGTATTCAATTGCTTCTCCCATTCCTGAGCAAGAGGTGCCTACTGCACAGTGGAAGACTTCTAGATCTGCTTGTGACACACCGTATTCCAGGACATCGCAATCCAACATGTTTGGGCTTGATTCAGCTGCCTCCAGAAACTATCTGCTAGATACTAATTTTTTTCGTCCAGCTGCATCTGCTCAATTCTACCTGGATCAGGCTCAGCAGTCATTTGCTTACAATGGTGGGAGGCTTAGTGTTTCAAGGGATAAACAAGATACTGATGAGGTTGAAGCTTACCGAGCATCTTTTGGATTCAGTGCAGACGAGATCGCTACAACTCAGCATCATGTAGAAATACCTGATGCTGTTGATGATGGATTCAGCATATCTCCATTTGGAAACAGTACCCCTGCTACTGAGGTGTGCCCATTTAATGATCTTCCTAATGAGATTCACGACATTGATAAGATGGATAAATCAGTGTTCAATGTAAAACAGATCACAAGCTCAAAGAAGTCAGCAGACGAGCTTGCCAGTGGCACAACACATAATGTATTGCACCTGGATATATTCAAAG GAACAAAAGGGGGCCATCTATCCGACGATGACGCTAGCGCCAAAGAGTGTCATCCTTTCAGTAAGGCGAGGGACGAAATATCTCTAAAACCCATAGAGGTGAGGAAGAAATCTCCGCCTGGCCAGGCATGCTCAGATGCAGAAATCGAGTACAGAAGGGCGAGGAGTTTGAGAGAGGCCAACAGTGTTTTGTCATGGCGCAGTACACTGTCAAGGCAGCTACAGTAA